The following are from one region of the Streptomyces rubrogriseus genome:
- a CDS encoding Fur family transcriptional regulator — MSDLLERLRGRGWRMTAQRRVVAEVLDGEHVHLTADEVHSRAVDKLPEISRATVYNTLGELVSLGEVLEVATDKRAKRYDPNAHRPHHHLVCARCGAIRDVHPTGNPLADLPDSERFGFTVSDVEVTYRGTCPNCAAA; from the coding sequence ATGAGTGACCTTTTGGAACGGCTGCGCGGGCGCGGCTGGCGCATGACCGCTCAGCGGCGGGTCGTGGCCGAGGTCCTCGACGGCGAACACGTCCACCTGACGGCCGACGAGGTGCACTCCCGGGCCGTGGACAAGCTCCCCGAGATCTCCCGGGCGACGGTCTACAACACCCTGGGCGAGCTGGTCTCGCTCGGCGAGGTGCTGGAGGTCGCGACGGACAAGCGCGCCAAGCGCTACGACCCGAACGCGCACCGGCCGCACCACCACCTGGTCTGCGCGCGGTGCGGCGCGATCCGCGACGTGCACCCGACCGGCAACCCGCTGGCCGACCTCCCCGACTCGGAGCGCTTCGGCTTCACGGTGTCGGACGTCGAGGTGACGTACCGCGGCACCTGCCCGAACTGCGCGGCGGCGTGA
- a CDS encoding tetratricopeptide repeat protein, translating to MGDMANLFGTGRFAQPSGQLSGQEEATDEAQEAADEAAEEVRLRLAVDCGDVEAMSVLGAMLLRRGDFDGAESHLRAATAAGDRAAANNLGVLLHQRGYADEAAGWWRIAAVAGSAAAAHALGRHFRERGDEPAAEYWLCQSAEQGHVLGAYALADLLEHRGDDTGSERWMRAAAERGHREAAYRLARTLDRRAGQDGDDKAAARAADEAEQWYRQAAARGHRRGALHLGTILERRGELKEAGRWYLTSAKDGEARAACALGFLLRDAGDTESAAVWWLRAAQDGDGNAANALGALHAERGETQTAERWYRAAMDAGDDNGAYNLGLLCAEQGRTTQAEQWYRRAAYAGHREASNALAILLLRAGDESGAEPWFSKAAEAGSVDAAFNLGILHAGRSEERAALRWYERAAAAGHTEAALQVGMARLRGGDEREAERFLRCAAGGGSAEAAYRLATVLDARRPPEPAHELGEPAQDKSECEEWYERAASQGHRRAQVRVGMLAAARGDVVEAARWYREAAEAGSRNGAFNLGLLLAREGSEPEAVVWWRRAADAGHGRAALRLALVCARRGELAEGQRWADLAVSLGPREVGERAARLRDALRQELSA from the coding sequence ATGGGGGACATGGCAAATCTGTTCGGGACAGGGCGTTTTGCGCAGCCGTCCGGTCAGCTTTCCGGTCAGGAGGAGGCCACGGACGAGGCTCAGGAAGCCGCCGACGAGGCCGCCGAGGAAGTGCGCCTGCGGCTCGCCGTCGACTGTGGTGACGTCGAGGCGATGAGCGTGCTCGGCGCGATGCTGCTGCGCCGTGGCGACTTCGACGGAGCCGAGTCGCACCTGCGTGCCGCCACCGCGGCAGGCGACCGGGCCGCCGCCAACAACCTGGGCGTCCTGCTGCACCAGCGCGGGTACGCCGACGAGGCCGCCGGCTGGTGGCGTATCGCCGCCGTCGCCGGATCCGCCGCCGCCGCGCACGCGCTCGGCCGGCACTTCCGCGAACGCGGGGACGAGCCCGCCGCCGAGTACTGGCTGTGCCAGTCCGCGGAACAGGGGCACGTGCTGGGCGCCTACGCGCTCGCCGACCTGCTGGAGCACCGCGGCGACGACACCGGGTCCGAGCGGTGGATGCGGGCCGCGGCCGAACGCGGGCACCGGGAAGCGGCGTACCGGCTGGCGCGGACGCTGGACCGGCGGGCCGGGCAGGACGGCGACGACAAGGCCGCCGCACGCGCGGCCGACGAGGCCGAGCAGTGGTACCGGCAGGCCGCCGCGCGCGGTCACCGGCGCGGCGCGCTGCACCTGGGGACGATCCTGGAGAGGCGCGGCGAGCTCAAGGAGGCGGGCCGCTGGTACCTCACGTCCGCCAAGGACGGCGAGGCCCGCGCCGCCTGCGCGCTCGGCTTCCTGCTGCGGGACGCCGGGGACACCGAGAGCGCCGCCGTGTGGTGGCTGCGTGCCGCCCAGGACGGCGACGGCAACGCCGCCAACGCCCTGGGCGCGCTGCACGCCGAGCGCGGCGAGACCCAGACCGCGGAGCGCTGGTACCGGGCCGCGATGGACGCGGGCGACGACAACGGGGCGTACAACCTCGGGCTGCTCTGCGCCGAGCAGGGGCGCACCACGCAGGCCGAGCAGTGGTACCGGAGGGCCGCCTACGCCGGGCACCGGGAGGCCTCCAACGCGCTGGCCATCCTGCTGCTGCGCGCCGGGGACGAGAGTGGCGCCGAGCCGTGGTTCTCCAAGGCCGCAGAGGCGGGCAGCGTCGACGCCGCCTTCAACCTCGGGATCCTGCACGCCGGGCGGAGCGAGGAGCGGGCGGCGCTGCGCTGGTACGAGCGGGCCGCCGCCGCCGGGCACACCGAGGCGGCGCTCCAGGTCGGGATGGCGCGGCTGCGCGGCGGGGACGAGCGCGAGGCGGAACGGTTCCTGCGCTGTGCGGCCGGGGGCGGCAGCGCGGAGGCCGCGTACCGGCTGGCGACGGTGCTGGACGCGCGTCGGCCGCCGGAGCCCGCGCACGAGCTGGGTGAGCCCGCGCAGGACAAGTCCGAGTGCGAGGAGTGGTACGAGCGGGCGGCCTCCCAGGGACACCGGCGCGCGCAGGTGCGGGTCGGGATGCTCGCCGCGGCGCGGGGCGACGTGGTGGAGGCCGCGCGGTGGTACCGCGAGGCGGCCGAGGCCGGGTCCCGCAACGGTGCGTTCAACCTAGGGCTGCTGCTGGCCCGCGAGGGGAGCGAGCCCGAGGCCGTCGTGTGGTGGCGCAGGGCTGCCGACGCCGGGCACGGGCGGGCGGCGCTGCGGCTGGCGCTGGTCTGTGCGCGGCGGGGAGAGCTGGCCGAGGGGCAGCGGTGGGCGGACCTGGCGGTGTCACTGGGGCCGCGGGAGGTGGGGGAGCGGGCGGCTCGGCTGCGGGACGCGTTGCGGCAGGAGCTGTCGGCGTGA
- a CDS encoding TetR/AcrR family transcriptional regulator → MPAARESLLDAAYTALARRPWSAVRMVDVAASAGVSRQTLYNEFGSKEGLARALVRREADGYLAGVERALSGPSDPRERLTATAEWMMSAAHDNVLVRAMLTGCWNERLPAPALTAVPSSSAVPAQRRADGPLPSPGEFVGLVRDRAVAVLGGAGPLPPPDAAELARSCELTVRLALSCVAAPPAEGGVADLVRTALPRRLTA, encoded by the coding sequence GTGCCCGCAGCCCGGGAGTCCCTGCTCGACGCCGCGTACACGGCGCTGGCACGCCGGCCGTGGTCCGCCGTACGGATGGTGGACGTGGCGGCTTCCGCCGGAGTGTCCCGGCAGACCCTCTACAACGAGTTCGGCAGCAAGGAGGGGCTCGCCCGGGCACTCGTGAGGCGGGAGGCCGACGGCTATCTCGCCGGAGTGGAGCGCGCGCTCTCCGGGCCCAGCGACCCGCGTGAACGACTCACCGCCACCGCCGAGTGGATGATGTCGGCGGCCCACGACAACGTGCTGGTCCGGGCCATGCTCACGGGGTGCTGGAACGAGCGGCTGCCCGCACCGGCCCTGACGGCGGTGCCCTCCTCCTCCGCGGTGCCGGCCCAGCGACGGGCCGACGGTCCACTGCCCTCGCCCGGCGAATTCGTGGGCCTCGTCCGCGACCGTGCCGTGGCCGTCCTGGGCGGGGCCGGTCCGCTCCCGCCGCCGGACGCCGCCGAACTGGCCCGCTCCTGCGAACTGACCGTGCGCCTCGCCCTCTCCTGCGTCGCCGCGCCGCCCGCCGAGGGCGGGGTGGCGGACCTCGTACGCACCGCCCTGCCACGCCGCCTGACGGCATAG
- a CDS encoding DMT family transporter → MAWLLVIVAGVLETGFAVCLKLSHGFTRLWPTIAFCAFALGSFGLLTMSLKKLDVGPAYAVWTGIGAAGTAIYGMIFLGDLVSTLKIVSISFVIIGVIGLQLSGSAH, encoded by the coding sequence ATGGCGTGGCTGCTGGTCATAGTGGCCGGAGTGCTCGAAACCGGCTTCGCCGTCTGTCTGAAGCTGTCGCACGGTTTCACCCGGCTCTGGCCCACCATCGCCTTCTGCGCCTTCGCGCTCGGCAGCTTCGGCCTGCTGACGATGTCTCTGAAGAAGCTCGACGTCGGCCCCGCGTACGCGGTGTGGACCGGCATCGGCGCGGCGGGCACCGCCATCTACGGCATGATCTTCCTCGGCGACCTGGTCTCGACCCTGAAGATCGTCTCGATCAGCTTCGTCATCATCGGCGTGATCGGTCTGCAACTGTCGGGCTCGGCGCACTAG
- the hisN gene encoding histidinol-phosphatase encodes MPDYLDDLRLAHVLADAADAATMDRFKALDLKVETKPDMTPVSEADKAAEELIRGHLSRARPRDSVHGEEFGVAGTGPRRWVIDPIDGTKNYVRGVPVWATLIALMEAREGGYQPVVGLVSAPALGRRWWAVQDHGAFTGRSLTSASRIHVSQVSTLSDASFAYSSLSGWEEQGRLDGFLDMTREVWRTRAYGDFWPYMMVAEGSVDICAEPELSLWDMAANAIIVTEAGGTFTGLDGRPGPHSGNAAASNGRLHDELLGYLNQRY; translated from the coding sequence ATGCCCGATTATCTCGACGACCTCCGCCTCGCCCACGTGCTCGCCGACGCCGCCGACGCCGCGACGATGGACCGCTTCAAGGCCCTCGATCTGAAGGTCGAGACGAAGCCGGACATGACCCCGGTGAGCGAGGCGGACAAGGCCGCCGAGGAACTCATCCGCGGCCACCTCTCCCGCGCCCGCCCCCGCGACTCGGTCCACGGCGAGGAGTTCGGCGTGGCGGGCACCGGCCCGCGGCGCTGGGTCATCGACCCGATCGACGGCACCAAGAACTACGTACGCGGTGTCCCCGTGTGGGCCACCCTCATCGCCCTGATGGAGGCCAGGGAGGGCGGCTACCAGCCGGTCGTCGGCCTCGTCTCGGCGCCCGCCCTCGGCCGCCGCTGGTGGGCGGTGCAGGACCACGGCGCGTTCACCGGCCGCAGCCTGACCTCCGCCTCCCGGATCCACGTCTCCCAGGTCTCCACGCTCTCCGACGCCTCCTTCGCGTACTCCTCGCTGAGCGGCTGGGAGGAGCAGGGCCGCCTCGACGGCTTCCTGGACATGACCCGCGAGGTGTGGCGCACGCGCGCGTACGGCGACTTCTGGCCGTACATGATGGTCGCCGAGGGCTCGGTGGACATCTGCGCCGAACCGGAGCTCTCCCTCTGGGACATGGCCGCGAACGCGATCATCGTCACGGAGGCCGGCGGCACCTTCACCGGCCTCGACGGCCGCCCCGGCCCGCACAGCGGCAACGCGGCGGCGTCGAACGGCCGGCTCCACGACGAACTGCTCGGGTATCTCAACCAGCGCTACTGA
- a CDS encoding CBS domain-containing protein: MLVREVMSTVVLTIGPAHTLRQAAALMSARRVGAAVVYDPDAGGIGILTERDVLVSVGRGQDPDTERAHGHTTTDVVFATPTWTVEEATGAMAHGGFRHLIVLDGGEPVGIVSVRDIIRRWAPARSPHNAPAVTA, from the coding sequence ATGCTCGTCCGCGAAGTCATGAGCACGGTCGTCCTCACCATCGGTCCCGCCCACACACTCCGCCAGGCCGCCGCCCTGATGTCCGCACGCCGCGTCGGCGCGGCCGTGGTGTACGACCCCGACGCCGGCGGCATCGGGATCCTCACCGAACGCGACGTCCTGGTCTCCGTCGGCCGGGGCCAGGACCCGGACACCGAGCGCGCCCACGGCCACACCACCACCGACGTCGTCTTCGCCACCCCGACCTGGACCGTGGAGGAGGCGACGGGTGCGATGGCGCACGGCGGCTTCCGCCACCTCATCGTCCTGGACGGCGGCGAGCCCGTCGGGATCGTCTCGGTGCGCGACATCATCCGCCGCTGGGCACCGGCGCGCTCCCCGCACAACGCCCCGGCGGTGACCGCCTGA